In Oryza brachyantha chromosome 1, ObraRS2, whole genome shotgun sequence, the following are encoded in one genomic region:
- the LOC102705965 gene encoding uncharacterized protein LOC102705965, protein MMLLAKEFALSPPPAATPRRRPPPRVAPRASSPSSAGASPAGDLWLRTRGADAFGSHSHESDMDLAMLVADFLENGGSGGADSRASSDTDSALSDLAHLADIISMYKQGGDEKENELLSMVHSLLFSIHESELLAFNRGQCSASCIRHLLVKLLRYSGYDAAACVSKWQGFDKIPGGDHEYIDVIMNTDTEDRLIIDIDFRSHFEIARAVDSYGSLLNSLPVVYVGTLSRLKQFLNVMVDAAKWSLKQNSMPLPPWRSLPYLEAKWHSKYERIDLHIGQDLHSTSSDHALCIGHLKRLKASLQSELDTERLLMMPIKIDMKRRAKFERRRRSLLSF, encoded by the exons atgATGCTGCTCGCCAAGGAGttcgcgctctcgccgccgcctgcggccACGCCTCGCCGGAGGCCGCCGCCCAGGGTCGCGCCGCgggcctcctctccctcctccgccggggcctcgccggcgggggACCTCTGGCTCCGGACCAGGGGAGCGGACGCCTTCGGGAGCCACAGCCACGAGAGCGACATGGATTTGGCCATGCTCGTCGCCGACTTCCTcgagaacggcggcagcgggggcGCCGACTCGCGCGCCAGCAGCGACACCGACTCCGCCCTCTCCGACCTCGCCCACCTCGCCGATATCATTTCG ATGTACAAGCAAGGCGGCgatgagaaagaaaatgagCTACTCTCTATGGTCCACTCGCTGTTATTCTCAATCCATGAGTCAGAGCTTCTGGCTTTCAACAGAGGTCAATGCAGTGCCAGTTGCATCCGTCATTTACTTGTTAAGCTCTTGAGATATTCGGGATACGACGCAGCAGCTTGTGTATCAAAATGGCAGGGATTTGACAAGATACCTGGAG GTGACCATGAATATATTGATGTCATCATGAATACTGATACTGAAGATCGTCTGATCATTGATATCGACTTCAGGAGCCACTTTGAAATAGCCAGGGCAGTTGATTCTTATGGCAGTCTGCTCAATTCACTTCCGGTGGTCTATGTTGGCACTCTTTCCAGACTGAAACAGTTCCTGAATGTGATGGTAGATGCTGCAAAGTGGTCCCTTAAGCAGAACTCTATGCCTCTGCCTCCTTGGAGATCCTTGCCTTATCTCGAAGCAAAATGGCACTCCAAGTATGAGAGGATAGACCTGCACATTGGGCAAGACTTGCACAGCACATCTTCAGATCACGCACTATGCATTGGGCATCTCAAAAGGCTGAAAGCCTCCCTGCAATCAGAACTGGATACCGAAAGGTTGCTTATGATGCCAATCAAGATTGATATGAAGAGGAGGGCAAAATttgagaggcggcggcgttcccTGCTCAGTTTCTGA